The Cottoperca gobio chromosome 15, fCotGob3.1, whole genome shotgun sequence genome segment CTGCTTCATCCTTCTTTTATTGTCCTAGGACGTGGACCGGATGAGGCGTGGCTTTGTTAATTTCGCGCgaattttctttcttcttcgtGTGAAGTTGAGCATTTCCGGAGATCTATTGTGGATGGACAGTATTTATATCTTAGCCGACCACAGTTTATTGTAGATTCGTGCAGTGTTTCACTTTGCGGTTCCTGTGACCACCTcgagcagcagcaacatgtctCAGGCTCGAGTTACTGATTTCTTTTcccagagaaagaaaagcatcGCCGGTCCAGTGAAACCAGCCAAACAGAGCAGGAGCACTGTTGTCGGCCGTGGCTCTTCTGGGATATCCTCGAAAAACAAAGGTGCTTTTCTTCTTTCGTCCTCCGTCCATGAAGAGTTTGTCCGAGTTATCGACGAGGCAGCGGAGCTAAACGACGGAGAATATGCTATCAGCAACACCGCGAAAGAGTCTCCCTCTAGTCCCCGGACACCAAAGCGGAGCTCAGCCGAGACAGAGTTTGACCTCGGAGCAGCTGTGTTTTCAGCCACCGCCGACCACAGCACGGCCAAGAAGAGACGGCAAGTGGAGGTCGTTAGAGAAGCTAAAGCTAACGTTCCGCAGAAAGCAACGAAGAAGAAGGCCAGGAAGAAACTTGTCCTTCCTCAAGACACACCACAGGTAATGTTGTTCAGCTTTGGACTCCTCCATTTTGAGAGAAATGTCTGTACGCTTAATGTCACATTGTACGTACTGGAAGATTGAGTTAATCCAAACTGTTGCTGTGTATGACCAGGCTGCAGTCCAGCCCCTGCCCAGTGAGGGGTCCCAGCAGCACGTAGCGCCAACAGCCCAAGTGTCCGGACAGAATCCTGAGAAGCATTTAAACTTCCAAACCTCTCCACAGAGGGGTCCAGTCATCAGCAAGAACAATGAAGGACGGGCCAGTAAGGTAACTCATAGTGATGATTGACTTGCACATGCTTCACTCGTGTGCAGTCAAGTGTGTTGTTGTCTCCTACAATGCTTCAATATGCTTTGGTAAAACGGAGTAAACATTTCTAAGTGAACCCAACACTGTGGCGAAAGGAGAAACCTGCCCATGTACAGTTTTTATCAGGTGTGGTGGCAATTTCAGTATTGTGAAGCACAGTCAAAAGTGAACTTTTAATTAATCGTTTAATTCAGACATCTGCAGATGGACCTGAGTGGAGTGAGGATACGTTCTTATACACATTGatactgcagacagacactgatATTTGCAAGGTTAGGAAGAGATGGCACATTAATCATTATCTCTGAGCTAACATAGGACAGCATCTTATAGTCATTGTCTCTGGACATTCAGTAAGACTCTAGCAGATTGTTATTTGCAAATGATTTAAACACAGGATTTCTTACAGATCTTCCACCACAAAGGTCACTAatgatgtgtttgtgcacatacAGTTTTGATAATGCTGCAGGACGTGCAGTTCTCCTGAAAGGTAGCAATATGGCTCCATACGGATGGTGCTGTAGATGCAAACCAGCACTATGTTTACACACGTACATGTGCATTGACTAAGCGCAGAGTGACAGTGACTTAACAATATGATATGGCTGTGTAAAGTCAACATTTTGGTTAGAGTTGACAGAAAAAttattggcaactattttgttAATTGACTAATTATTCACAAAAAAATTCGAGTGGAGATAGTGAAACAATTCCCTCTTCTCTGATTCCAGCCTCTATAATAAGGAttgtcctgcttttctttgtcatatattattgtaaactaaatattttttggTTGAACAAGACATTCGAAGATGAATACATACACTTGTTGGTTCGGCTTTATACATGGGATTAgttcacaacattaaaaaaaataaagaatattgcCACAATTATCCTTGAAGTCATGAATTCATCTGCATGACAATCCCTCTTTCTATCAGGCTTTGTGTAAAGAGGACATTGCTACCCTCAAGTCTCGCCTTCAGAGGATCAAGAAACATGTAGAGGAGATAAGCAGCCCTACTCCAGCTTCCTCAGCTGGTTCAGCTCCCAACACCAGCTCACCTGCCACCTCTGATGCTAAGACCCTCAAGGTAACTGTAGCTCAAGCCAAAGAGCTTGCAGCTAAAGTTCAgcggaggaaggaggagagggacgCCAAGGAGCGCAAGCTGAGTGAGACACAAACCCAGGACAGGTGAGCATGTACACATACCTGCAGCCAAAAACTTCAGACTAGTCTGTAATGTGCAGGTGGAACACTACATTTCCACTCACAGTAGGTCCTGCCAGTCCaactcaaagtgtgtgttttcccttctCTTGTCCCTCAGTACTGAGCAGCCAGCATACCAGCAGTACCATACCCTTGCCCAGGCGGCCCCTCCGGGCATATCCCTGCCCTACCAGTACAAGGTGCTGACTGACATGTTCAGGAGTATGGACACTGTGGTTGCAATGCTTTACAACCGCTGTGAGACGACCACCTTCACCAAGATCAAACGTGGAGTTCAGGACATGATGCACAAGTAGGtggaaagacagagaaatggTCTGGTTTTCAGTGAAGTCCATGTGTGAGTCACAAGACACTCAACCAGGAAACAATATATCACCGAATGCTGATGCATTCGGTGATATATTGTTTCCTGGTTGAGTGTCATCAGAAATGTATAGATTTCATTGAGAATTTGTGAAAAGTTTGAGTCCCCCAAGAATTAGAAAGTGACTATAAAAACCCCACcgttaaagacattttaaatgactcCTTATAAAATTCAGTGGACCACATTGTTCAGTAGAGTTGTTGCccaagattgtttttgtttgttctcatCTATGcgcagtaaaataaaatgtgtaataataattaataatgataatgatgataatgattttCCAGAAGTTTTCAGAAACCTCCTGCAGGTTAGAACTGGCTGTCAGGCTGCAGAAGCTAATGTCTGCCTCTTGTCTTTATCCCCCTTGCAGGCGGTTTGAGGAGAGCCACGTTGGTCAGATAAAGACTGTGTTTCCTGAGGCCTACACGTTTAGACAGGAGAAGAACATCCCAACCTTCAACAGCAGCATTAAGAAGGGCAGCTACCAGCTCACCGTGGAGCCTGTCATTCTCTCAGGTAAAACCTTTAACCTGTACACTTTTCACAAAGTTTGCTTATATTAATATCTATTGCAACTCAAATCAGTACACCAGTTAATGTTAGTGTTCATTTACTAACTGCTGCTGTCCTCCTCAGACCAGAATGAAGCTCGCCCTTTCCTGTCAGCCTCTCGCCTCCTGGAGAGAAGACGCATCTTCCACCTGAATCTGGTCTCCATTGTTAAACAGCACCACAAGGTCAGCAGCTGCTCTAGTACTGCTTCTACTTTGTTTCATATAGTTAACGTCATAATTGGGTACAGACAGCAAATGCAGAGGTATTTCGACCATGGCCCAGTCCCATGTTTTAGAGTAGACGATGTGTGGTGTTAGCTGAGATTGTTGTCTACAGTGACTCATGGGGGGGAGAAACATCTTGGTGTCTTTTAAAGAAGGGTTCATTTCTGTTAACTAGCTTTCAAActacctctctgtctgcaggtcTTCCTATCCTTGTTGGTTCCTCCGGTGTCTGTCCCAGAAGACAAACTGACCCGCTGGCACCCTCGCTTTAATGTGGACACTGTGCCGTCCATCTCAACCAGCTCGCTGCCTCAGCCTCCTCGCACTGACAAACTGGCCACAGCTCAGGAGGTGCTGGACAAGGCTCGCTCACTCATCACACCCAAGGTACTGGGTCAATGTTAGGAAACTGAATGATGTATAATCATTGGGTAATGTTGGATCATGCATCATTGAATAATGCCTACTGTATATTTCACAATCAGTATATTAATCCAGTATACCCTGTGCTGTTTTGTGTAAATCTAATGGAATTGTTCTCTTGCCCTGTGTTcagatggagaaggctctgGTTTCTCTGGCTCTGAAGACAGAAAGTAAAGCTGCAGAGAGTAAAGACTCAACATCTCCACAGAACCCAACAATCCCAGAAGCCCCGGCTCCAGCCGCTCAGGCCCCAACTGCCCTGAAAGGAGTGTCTCAGTCCCTGCTGGACAGGGTAGGTGGACCAGgagatgggggagggggggggatatTGTAGTGCTGGAGTGGGCAGTATGGACCTGACTGTGCTTTATGGGTATTATTAGCTTGGTTGAATTAGCTTTTGCCTAATCATCAAACCATGTTGTGATTCCTCCTTGTGTTGATTTGAGTTGTTTACTGTTTCAGATTCGGGCTAAAGAGGCCCAGAAGCTCCAGGCAGCCATGACCCGGAACCCCATCCAGGATGAACGCCTGATGATGATGTCACGGCTCCCGGAGCTGGCCAGGATTCTGAGGAACGTTTTTGTCACAGAGAAGAAACCAGCTATGATAATGGAAGTGGCCTGTAACAGGACGGTGGCCAGCTACAGATCTGCTCTCAGCACAGGTTGGTTCAGACAACAGCCGTGCTGGATGGGAAAGTTGTGGGTAGTGATGTTATGTTCACAGATGATCCGGTTCTTTTGAACGGCTCTTTGGTGCAAACAAAGTGAATCCAGTCATACTTTAGAGCTGTTCATTTTTCCCAGATTAACTGCTAGATCTAGTTGGGcaagcagcattttactgtaGCCTGCACCATTATTTTGTAGTAGGAAGTGTGTTGTGGGTGGTGATTGCctagtggtatgccttccaaacaaaacactagaaggttgtgagttcaataccaggctgccaccattgtacccctgagcaaggtacttaaccctgagttgctccagggagtccctgtagttagttcaatgtaagtcgctctggataagggTGTCTGCTAagtgacatgtaatgtaatgtggtCTTCTGATATTGTTGATAAAAGAACTGTAATGTGATTGGCTGTTCCTCCTCTCTAATGAACAGGTGAAATGGAGAAACACATCCGTCTACTGGCAGAAGAGGCTGCTGATTGGCTGACTATTCATCCAATCAGGAAGGACTTCTACCTGAAGTTGAACAAGAACATGGAGCTCAACATCGTTCTGGACAAACTGAGCTGCAGACtccgagaggaggagagaatcTGAGATGTGACAGAATGACTGACTGGTGTGGAGATCTTTCTCAGGTCCTTGCTATGGAAGCTGCCAGCAGACTGAAGGCTAGCTCCATTTAAAGAGCCATATTTTTCAGTGAATTTCACTGGTTTGTGTGCAGAAGTGTGTCTGATATTTTAGACACCGTGGGTTTTGTGGTGTGCGCTGAGCTCTACGCTGTCAGAAGTAGTTACTGCTCCGGCACGCAGGTACGTCCCAAAATCCAGAGACCATGTGGGACCGACCGGACCTAGTCCTGGTGTTTCCACCATCCCACtgtgttgttaaaaaaaaaaggttgttttaaCCACAGTTCTATTATAGTGACTGAAGATGggatttgctttgtttttatttcctccatgaaaatgtaatattggtgtctgcttccagtctttttttttttaatttttttttttggatcaaTTTTCTACAATGTAGAACTGAtgaatgttgacatttttaaagtttactGTGTGATAATGTTtaagaaatacacacatttgtcaaAGTCCCACTGACTCCAATTGTTTTCTGTGAAtgcaatttattaaatataacaatCTGTATAGCAAAGGCAATGATTGTGTTTAATATCTTAACAGCTGGTGGTGCAACAAATCCTGTCAATTTATGCAAAAGAAAGGAAGGTGTTATTCAAAAATGCATCTTTGCAAAGTActggttttagtttttttttgttgaggcTCTGCTGCACTGCAATACAGTGGAGATGATTGAATTAAATATGTGGTTCTAGGAgctataaaaaatgttttagctcTTCAACAATGATGTTATTGCTCTACTGGTACAGAGGTAAACAAGGGCAGTGGTGAAGCTTTCCATTGgagaatacatttaaaggaGGACTCCACCAACTTTACACATCAAGCTCAGTTTACGCCATGgttgcatccatccatccatagtctaccgcttatccggggccgggtcgcgggggcagcagctccagtaaggaaccccaatcttcccttctccgggccacatcctctatctccgactgggggatcctgaggcgttcccagtgaggagatataatctctccacagagtcctgGGTCGTCCCCGGGTCTCCTCCCAACTGGACgtggacatttattttctcctgaTTTGTCTGTctgaaaaatgctattttagtgTCCGAATGTTTGGAACATACGATGCTTGTGAAAAATCTGTCCATACTTACTTTAGGGACTGTGGCGAAATAATCTGAGTTAAAGTTCACTTCACTCATTGGAGTGACTAGACTCCGACCTGCCGCTCGTGGTAGGCCGTGAACAAATCCATGAGAAACCGATACAAGCAATGACTCCTTTCTAAACTGTATTACAGTCTCGGAAAACCGTTGTATTATGTTTTCTGTGGTGATGGAGGAGCTTTAAGTCTAAGGAAATCACCCTGATGATGTCCTCGTGAAATCATGAGGTTTATCTCATTGTGGGTTTAGAGAGATTTCCAAGTCAGTCAGTTAGTCATGGGGGCAGGAAGTGTGATGACAAGATGAATAAAGACTCAGTGTTGCATATTTTTCTGTGTGATGTATGTTCACAGCTAAAATTTGGAAGAAAGTTATCTTTTTACATGTCATTGCTATACAAGCAACATTACACATTTGACTACATTTTTAAACTCAATTTACAATTGAGTCCACCTTTTCcgtacaaaatataaatgacatttataatgCATTCTATTATCAAAGCCAAACGCTGGGAGTGTACACCACACGCAGTCAGTGAGGAGGCCGTCATGCTCAGGTAGAGGTCTGCAGTAAGTCAGGATATCTTGGCCTCTGCTGCTTCCCACAAGTTATCCAACTTTATTGAAGTGCAatacttcaaatcaaatttatttatatagcccactatcacaaattatacatttgtctcagtgtgctttacagactgtacaggttacgacaccctctgtccttagaccctcgcatcgcacaaggaaaaacttcctaaaagaaaccccataattaaaggaggaaaaatggaagaaacctcagggagagcaactgaggagggatccctctcccaggacggacagacgtgcaatagatgtcgtatgtacaggataaacaacatagtacaaatacaacatttgacagaaattatgtgataaaaaaaaaggatgatgtcaaaaaggctccaaaaaaagatatataatattaacGTGGGCGTCAAGCAGGATCAAGGTAAGCTGaagcagccacgattcatgatccagacgtacattttatcagtggcaacctgccacatgatgagttagtaacatacatttacataaatacatacagaaagagagggaggagagaggtgtaagtcacccggcagtctaagcctatagcagcataactaggggctggtccaaggcaaacctgagccagccctaactataagctttatcaaagaggaaggtctttagcctgctcttaaatgtggagagggtgtctgcctcccgaacacaaactggaagctggttccactggagaggagcttgatggctgaaggctctgcctcccattgtgctcttagagactctaggaaccacaagtaactctgcagtctgggagcgtaatgctctagttggtttataaggtactatgagatctttaagtgATCGGCCTCCGCAgcagtttgtgtttctccaAAAGTTTATTCTGGTTCAACTTTTCACACGTCATGTGTTTTTCACTAAATCTGTGTCTTTTGCACTTCATACAAACTCTCCTAATCCGCTTAAGCGGAAAAACctttttgtgatatttcaaCTTCTTTATTTTAGTTCTCCAATTCTTTTGTGCAAATTGAAAATTTACATTAACAGTCAGATGGGAACCCACTTTATTATTTACTCCCTGACAATCACTTTGTCTATCTTACAAACACTATagctgcacacaaatacaccccCACTCTCCTAATTTCACTCTATAAAAGACAGCAGCACAGCTTCTTCTGTTCACAATATTTCCTTCTATCTCTATGACATAGTCTTCTTCACACACTAGCACAGAGTCTCAAAGCTTTGTGCAGGTTCACTCTGCCTGAGCTGTCCACACAGCAGGACTTACACACCTTGAGTATGACTCGTCTGCAGTACACCCTGGTGGTGACAGTGGTCTCCTCGTCGGAGCCGGACTCGTCAGCTCTAACACTCCCCTGACGAAGGCAGCCCAGTAGCATTGTTACAAGAATAACCAAGTGTGTATGTATCTtcaatttatgacatttttggtATATAGGTTTACATTCCTGGCCTGGTGAAGGCGCTGGTGGCGGAGAGACTGGTGGCGGCTGCTGAGGAGATCTTCAGTGCTGCTGCACACATCAGGTatgtaaacattaaacacagaCACGTGTTATTAACAACGAAGTCAACTATTAATCATATAGTGaatatgtactgtatttctATTATGACTTTCCTCGCcagctgtttttttctttgcttctaAAGGCAAACTAACATCATTTTGCAGTGGGGTTCGTGTTGAAGGGTTGAAGAAGTACTCTGATATTTTACCATATTcaacatatataaaatacttATTGTTcagaatgacccatttcagaataatgtgtgTTATGTTACTGAATTAtagttattgatgcattaatgtgttcatcaagtTAATGTTGCATCTGGTGAAGGTGGAGCTTATTTactatatactgctgggtagcttgtgaatttgaCCAatagatcaataaagttttatctttatctattattataataataataataatcatcataataatcataataatcataataatcataatcataatcataataatgatACGCcgtcatttatttgttgattttatattttgattctagtctaatctgcaaagtaactacagttatcaaataaatgaagtagAGTAAAACGtataatatttctgtttgttatgtagtggagtagaagtataaagtagtagaaaaatggaaatactcaataatagtaataataataataaattttattttgagGCTCTTTTCAGGACACGCAAGGTCGCAtcacagtgcatttaaaagaaacacaattaaACAGTTAAcggaaaacaaatgagtcaaaccgacatagataaaacagACACGACagagtgacggagtgaaaggagaatctgtgataacaagttgattgtgttttagagtgagtaggccagtttaaacaggtgggttttgaggtgTCTCCattcaataaattattaagacACTGCACAACAAATGAAAGTCAAATCTGTGAAAGTAGCTATAGATGCATTGCACTGAGGACCCTGCGATGCATTGATTTTGCCATTTATATGAACATTATGAAACTTTGACACACTTGTTACATTTATAGGCACAATTGGCTTTGCAGCCTTGAGTGTAATCTAGTGAGTTTGTGATGCACTTAATttaaggagttcaagtacctcggggtcttgttcgcgagtgaggggacaatggagcgagagattggccggagaatcggagcagcaggggcggtattacagtcactttaccgcaccgtgaCAGTGATGAGGAGTGGAAGGACAGTGAAGGAAGTGATAGTGACGATGGAGACAGCGATAAAGATGAGAGCAAAGACCGACCTCGTTTATCAATCAGTCAAAGAACAAAGAGCCTAAAAATAAGGATTACAAGGATTGATCTTCTGAAAGCATCTGAAATCCCGCTGTAAAGTGTGTAGCAAGTCTTTCTGCTACAGAGCCTCGTTTCTGAAGCATGTGCTAGAAGACGAGGAGGATACAGATGTTTGCGGTGTGTGCGGGAAAACGTTTTGAGTCCAAACACAGCTTGAGGCTTCACTTGCAAACTTACAATCGGACGAACGACTGTGAAGTTTGTGGAAAACACTTTGACGGCCACAAACAACTGGAGATGCACATGAGGACCCACACGGGAGAGAAGCCGTACGTCTGCAGCGTGTGCGGTCAGAGCTTCAGCTTTAAAGAATACATGATGGCTCACATGAGGATCCACACGGGGAGAAACCGTTCCTCTGCAGCATCTGCGGGAAAGGATTCAGACAGAGGGGgactctgaaaacacacatgatgATCCACACGGGAGAGTCCACGTACCGGTGCAGCGTGTGTGACAAGAAGTTCTACAAGAGCGGAGCGTTGAAGATCCATATGAGGTCACACACGGGAGAGAAACCGTATCTGTGCAACGTTTGTGCTGTTTGTGCAGCTtccttatttagtttttataaagAAACCTTCGGTGGTAACGAATACATTTGATCTCAGcaaatgcatttaaagaaaaaagatactgtggtatgttttttgttgtgtttttgatcatctctttattttctcctggGCTGTAAATGTCTCTACTTAAAACCATGTCCTTGATATTGATGGTATCACaccaataaacaaacagaccGAGACATGCTAAAATCTTTAACAGTATTTGAGTCTTTCAGGCTGGATTTCTTTTACAAAGAGGTTGCATTTAATGATCTGTACTGTATATCATATTCAATATAACCAGTCATATGTCTTTCATAGATAAATATCATGTACCATCTGCTTGTGTCTTAGCATAATGACTTACCAAAATGATTGTATTCAACaagattatgttttatttatttaaaaagtagagATTGTCTTAATGGAGAGATGTTAcacaaaatgatttgtttaataatataaaatattttgttatacGCTAAAGTTTTTAATCGTTTCCCTTTGCTTATAAAAAGGAATATCACTGAAATGTTGTTATTCATTTCACACCTTGTCTTATATTTTGAAAGTCTATAAAATGGTGCTACAGTacactgtttaaaataaatgcaggaaATCTTTTGTCATTGACTGAATACTGTTTACAT includes the following:
- the cdt1 gene encoding DNA replication factor Cdt1; amino-acid sequence: MSQARVTDFFSQRKKSIAGPVKPAKQSRSTVVGRGSSGISSKNKGAFLLSSSVHEEFVRVIDEAAELNDGEYAISNTAKESPSSPRTPKRSSAETEFDLGAAVFSATADHSTAKKRRQVEVVREAKANVPQKATKKKARKKLVLPQDTPQAAVQPLPSEGSQQHVAPTAQVSGQNPEKHLNFQTSPQRGPVISKNNEGRASKALCKEDIATLKSRLQRIKKHVEEISSPTPASSAGSAPNTSSPATSDAKTLKVTVAQAKELAAKVQRRKEERDAKERKLSETQTQDSTEQPAYQQYHTLAQAAPPGISLPYQYKVLTDMFRSMDTVVAMLYNRCETTTFTKIKRGVQDMMHKRFEESHVGQIKTVFPEAYTFRQEKNIPTFNSSIKKGSYQLTVEPVILSDQNEARPFLSASRLLERRRIFHLNLVSIVKQHHKVFLSLLVPPVSVPEDKLTRWHPRFNVDTVPSISTSSLPQPPRTDKLATAQEVLDKARSLITPKMEKALVSLALKTESKAAESKDSTSPQNPTIPEAPAPAAQAPTALKGVSQSLLDRIRAKEAQKLQAAMTRNPIQDERLMMMSRLPELARILRNVFVTEKKPAMIMEVACNRTVASYRSALSTGEMEKHIRLLAEEAADWLTIHPIRKDFYLKLNKNMELNIVLDKLSCRLREEERI